The DNA region taacgctggactggaatcgaacggacgacgggtaggatgttcgatgttactgctgctacccgctgccgactgagccatcttcgcattttataaacgagcggctaaagcatcaacttgttcaggtcgaggctcaggcagtgggccagcgaagtatgagagcgatagatagagaaccaaatataactatttttagttcgggtagttttgaagtcaacgtttggcagaattacattggatatatgatttacattagataggaatttacaggaagtcGAACACGGGTAGacattcatcagatttgagtttccatgctcaacgtttccattagattcatgatttacattagatttagatttacattggagtaatttccatgactttttactctttacatcatatttcaacattacattgagtgagtttacataagaaacagtaaatACTGTTtctgtgtacacagaaaaaaaatatgtaaatttacacagcacgtattTACTGTATTTACTTTACAACACCGAAACTAATATTAtcaattattattatcattttttccGTCATTTCATAGGATATAAGTCTAGGTTTAATGGGCTAGacgtcgcaaaaaaaaattaatttatttaacacattttgactggacaagattgttaaatcttgctttgatatgaaattcaataaaatgtaaaatgatatagcagaagcaaattagcgaaaacattttagctttattagtcgaatattgaAAGAGCAGTTCAGTGATtgagaatacgcgtgccctatattttgttttaaaatatatatagagcccatcaataaaccaggaggatttttttttaaattaggagattttgttttgtgtcgcattcaaatttagtgatgatttttttagtttattgaagaatgatatataatgatgcataacaagtagtttctgtgatttaaacataggattttcagagttattttaacatttttcaagttccgcgaagtttgcgtgaaatttggtgttttgaaattgaggttcccgtgaaatttgccattttagagcgtgaaaaatcactaagcctagataggggaaatataccctttctaatcaaacacctatcttcgtcatatggagagtttgatgctcgattaaagctccaaaaatactatttaggctataaacttaccagcaacagcaccgcctcaagtaagcacgcaaatttatgccatttactgaccaaaaagatcaaatttaatgcacttttgatcataatttctattttgcgagaccatttctcatcagtttggtggcacacacatccacacgcaagatcagaggttaactgcttaacgaaaatcgccatcaatatcttttcactttcgccaatgatttcaaagcgcttaagatataaaattgcatcCAACTAccagcaacatgttcttttgaccattacttagtcactcacttgaaaaataatcccgaaacatgtaaataattagcaagcgccatcaaaaaaacaaacgcgccaagtcttttgacgtttcaatcttGATGACCCATTCCAAGCGAagcctgaagaaaaccgagcgagaggcaaaggcaaataaagaacaaagggtggccaccaacaccaccagcagcgcttgttgtgttgccaggaaactttctctataaatgctacttttcgtgagtgttcgctcaaaatttcatcaattttggcagcacgaagcagacccaaacgaacgttggaagaaaaaaagaactaagctgaaaatagaaaaatgggcgtggcccaatgcacacgactgattagaatgcgtttttgaaatattttttttaaaatgcttgtaaaaggaatagcataactttaaataaaagtgaaaataaacagaaatgttcacaaaaagttgctctactcgttggtgtacttagttttactgaatttcaaggaacactccagattatccagcatcattcgaacaagaccgcttattaggcttaaaatgggtttatttcccctaagttagagctgggacttcggatatccggataatttacatttttttctatataaaaTCAGATATAATCTTTTTaatcaaaccaaatcaaaagagAAAATGGTATCAGAactgaaaattatttggataaaAGTATTTCAGGAACCCAAAAcagatttaagaattaaaatgtAACGGATCGGATAGTTTTTCGGATAACAGTATTCGACCATAAATCCTGTGATGCAAAATTAAAGGTTTTTTGAAACCCTGTAAAATTATCTTGTTTCGTCTTAATGTCACCCCACAGTCGTGAGACAACGCTGGCATGTATGAGTTAGTTCATTTTCTAATAGAATTATCAATGCTGCAAgttatccggatatccgaagtcccagctctaatatgagttgggctacaatgtcctttcattagatttgacaaaatttaagaatatatccaggatccagggctgtctcattttCCCCCTCACTTTTTAGTCCATGGTTGTTACATACACAACACTAcactataattttatttttcttcaataaactattcaaaatctatggaaatcttccGAGAAGTTAATTTGAAACTGTTTGTAAGCAAAATcgcttttaaattttgaaggcaAGTCATCTGCAATGGAGCAATTcaaactgtctcattgttcctgccgtGTGTGTCTACAAAGAGACAGTTGAtcaactctggctgtagaggtcggatcgatctcgtatttttgtcaatgttaggaaacccttaaaaaatccagcaaaaaactcatttaaaaaacctgatgaaaaaatacaaacatcatTAAAGTATATTCATGAATTCAGAGATATTCTGCATTTTTTATGGAAGCATAACTTAAATGATGTGGAAAGAAAGTATTTTGCGATATTTTTTGTTTCGGCATTTCGAAAATCAcgcttttaattttaattcagtTTAGTCCTTCGACTAATGTTTTAAgttattttggtcaaaaattgaACAAGTTCACCTAAAAAATAGAACTAGATAGGGAAAGAGCGATTTCATCTGAAATCATGTAACAAATAGTTTATGAGaaatgagcaagcaagtttatctcgaaagtttttgaaaaataagttgttCAAATAGTTAAAATCGGTGAATTGGATGAAATTATCAACCTGCTAAAcatatgaaaatttcctttcccaatcaaataaattacaaaatataaaacactAATATCGACAAACCCAAAGTGTAACTCTATTGATCCTCTGAATACCGATTGTTTGTTCTTTTTATCTTAATTGTTAAGGTTGGCACAACGCCGCTTCAATCCGATCAATACATAACTACGCCATCCTCCTGCCTTGCACATCAGGACGGCCGTTATAAAGTTCGTgactgttttaattttaataaatttgttgTTATAGtcgtaaattatttaatttcgtATATTTTACGTTTTAACCAATTGGAGAATATCAAAAGTAACGTGCTTTaaacaaaataccaaaatggtacgtatatgGGCTTGCTACGCCAAGCCACACAAAATGGTGGAATCTCTTATTGTCTTCTTCAATTCCCCAAAACCTTGCAGCGCGAGGTGATCTCCGTCCATGTTGGCCAAGCCGGGTGCCAAATCGGCAACTCCTGCTGGCCGCTGTTCTCGCTGGAGCATGGCGTGCTTGCGGATGGGACGTTGAACCCGGACCTGAAGGTCGACGAGAATATGACCACGTTTTTCCACGACACCATGTCCGGGCGGGTCGTTCCGcggaacattttcatcgatttggagGACTCGGTCATCAACGAGATCCGGACGGGGACGTACCGCAGTCTGTACCACCCGCAGTACATGATCACGGGGAAGGAGGACGCAGCGAATAACTACGCGCGTGGGCATTACACCGTTGGCCGGCAGATCATTGAGCAGGTGTCGACGGCGATCCGGAAGCAGTCGGAGCAGTGCGATGGGTTGCAGGGATTTTTGGTGTTTCGTTCGTTCGGGGGAGGCACCGGGTCGGGGTTTACGTCGCTGTTGATGCAACAGATCGCCATGGATTACGGGAAGAAGTGCAAGCTTGAGTTTGCGGTTTATCCTGCGCCTAGGATTTCGACGGCCGTTGTGGAACCGTACAATAGCGTACTGACCACGCACACCACGATGGAGTCGTCCGACTGTTGCTTCATGATCGACAACGAAGCCACGTACGATATCTGCACGAAGAATCTCCAGATCGGTCGTCCCGATTATCACCACTTGAACGCGTTGGTCGCCCAGGTGGTCTCGTCCGTGACGGCATCGCTTCGCTTCAAGGGTACCATGAACGTCGATCTGAACGAGTTCCAGACGAACCTGGTCCCGTATCCCCGTGTCCACTTTCCGCTGGTTTCGTACGCACCGCTCTTGTCGGCGTCCAAGGCCCAGCACGAGTTCTCGTCCGTTTCGGAGATCACCCACGCCGCCTTCAGCCAGGAGAACACCCTGGTCAAGTGTGACCCCCGCACCGGCAAGTACATGGCCTGTTGTCTGCTGTACCGTGGTGACGTCGTTCCGAAGGACATCAACAGTGCCGTCAGTGCCATCAAGGCCAAGCGCCACATCACCTTCGTCGAGTGGTGTCCAACCGGGTTCAAGATCGGCATCAACCAGCAGGCGCCGTCCATTATGCCCGGCGGAGATCTGGCCAAGCCCAAGCGAGCCGTCTGCATGCTGTCCAACTCGACGGCCATTTCGGGGGCTTGGGAGCGGTTGAACCAAAAGTTTGATCTCATGTACCGGAAGCGGGCGTTCGTTCACTGGTACGTGGGGGAAGGTATGGAGGAGGGCGAGTTCAGCGAGGCACGTGAAGATTTGGCCGCCCTGGAGCGGGACTACGAGGAGGTCGCGACTGATACGGCTGGCGATGAGTACGGAGAAGGTGATGACGAATATTGAATGGTTTAAGGTTTTTAGCGgatgtgtttttcaattgtttaataAACTAGTGTTTTGATGAAGTTTTGACTAGATGCATCTTTGAGTTAATTCAAATGCTTGATATCAACAATCACAATCATCTGGGTCGAATTGGGACAAATTACACGATTGGGTACAGCTATTTTATTCaggttttttaaatatattttttattggtttcattTATGACAGATAACGAACAAGAAATAAGTACTAAATTACTGATTCTAATcaaactgtagtcccgatttgcTAAGTTGACGGTACCAAGATATGAGCTGATAAAAATTGCTCCTGCATAAGCGGTGTGTTCACTTCGGAaaaaatcggtcaagaaaaatttcaaatgggcagcaacggcagcgaaagcaagccagagagggtgaagaaaagccccaagaaaacgctccctctcctttattctactgttcgtaaagctgtttcatgacccctttccttccgatctccattgagagattcgacagaaacgtacacgcatcctggtggcgagtagaagcactacgcaacgatgttcggaatgacagcgtgcttggaaatattattttttttgcagtttttgatttttatctccttcaaatattttttaacgtcgATGAAAGTTATTGTAAAGTGTGGCAATCGCATAAACGAATCGAATGATGTATAAATCATAGACACTAAGttaatttttcctttttttttcgtcaaatttaccaaaaagatcttttgaaaaattgatttaaataagatttatttgattgataatgctccttatgtgtgtattattaatagaacaaactattagagtcatattacagcataattacaataattttctcaaaaaattgtcagttattcgaatttttccaaaaatttccaaaaaatcaccaaaatgcatttttaaggtcaatattttggtcaaacgggaagaaaagtaaagtttaaacacttttacataatatttcatcattacttttaacttttgcaacatttaaCTCAAGTTAACTAAAATAGcgatcatctttttagaaaaatcgtttaaataaaataccagtcacatttaatcactacaaatcaccacgcattatgatcgttagcaaaattgccacactttgcaataccccacttttctgaaaatgcttgatttttcattataaacgcgatttttccctaaaaactgctcaaactgtatgggagctgtcattccgaacaccgCTGGAACAACAGCGAACCTAGCGGAAAAAACGTCGTCGAATTCTTCAATACTAGCCAATAAcagcaaattgattttttgcaaacGTGTCAAATAgttagatttttatgaaaagtttcatACTATGCTACTACTTCACCCTGATTGCAATATGGTGAGTTTTTTTAGCACGCAGCTACCTAAAACgctagtctttttttttttcaatgtaagcGCTTCCCTAACACAGACGTGTTATTCAAGTACCTAGCAGCATTCAATTTCAAATACTACTAAAGACTTTCTTAAGCTCTCCCAGACAGGGAAGGTATTTGCCGATGGGCCTCCAAAaagcttttttaatttatttccttCCAGTTAAGGAATTTACTATAATCATGTATGGAGCACTCGTAGATATTTTACTaatgaacaactttgtagaacattgttttgttCTAAACTGAATGCTGTTGACATTACAGCGTAAACAAAAATCCCCTCACCATCGCGAGTGAGGGACGCCGATGGTGGCATTTTTAGACATTGTTTACGCTCAACAGCATTCACTTTAgaacaaaacaatgttttacaaaattgttCGTTTGTACAAAATCTACAATTGCTTCATACATCATTATAGTGAATTCTGTAACTGGAAGGTAATAAATCAAACGAGGGCTTCGCGATGTTTTTTTGCCCTTTGCCATCCCTGCTCCCAGATGATAAATAAtgatcttttttttcgtttgtgcAAAAGTAAACTTGCATAAGTCTCTTTTTAAGATTTcatattactttttttgttcGAAAGTTGACTGTTGTTTTAACTACGTACTCTTGCTCCGAGAAGTCGTCCActttttgtatcatttttgtcatattcAGCTTGGGCATTTGTATACTGGTTGCCTTTATCAGGTGTCCATGCGTCTTGTCAACTCAATATCATTGTAGCTTCGAGTGCCCAAACATGTTTCGATGCGGCAGGTCGGCATTTGGGCGGCACAGGTTCGGAAAAATAGTAAttaacttagaaaaaaatccgaatttTCCTTTATATCACTGTCAAAACGAACGGTATGACGTCACTCTTTGATTCTCTGACAGAATGGTTTTTTTAGCTGTAGAAACATAGCAGTACACTTATAAAATAGATTACATTTTTGTCAACTCACCTGCTTGTAGATCTAGTAGACTGCACTTATTGGAATGCTGTTATCCTGTCACAAGTTACCAGGCACTCCCAAATTGAGCATCGAAATGGAGGAAGTTGGGAATCGATGTAAGTTGAATGCATTCTAGGTACTTGAAGTTCACGTCGGTGTTAGGGAAGGGCACTTTTTCCCCCACTTTGCACCAGGGATTGTCATCATTTGCGGAACAAGAAAAGGAAACAAACGGTGCTTGCTTTTACGATAGTATTTGTCT from Culex quinquefasciatus strain JHB chromosome 3, VPISU_Cqui_1.0_pri_paternal, whole genome shotgun sequence includes:
- the LOC6036223 gene encoding tubulin alpha-8 chain, with the protein product MREVISVHVGQAGCQIGNSCWPLFSLEHGVLADGTLNPDLKVDENMTTFFHDTMSGRVVPRNIFIDLEDSVINEIRTGTYRSLYHPQYMITGKEDAANNYARGHYTVGRQIIEQVSTAIRKQSEQCDGLQGFLVFRSFGGGTGSGFTSLLMQQIAMDYGKKCKLEFAVYPAPRISTAVVEPYNSVLTTHTTMESSDCCFMIDNEATYDICTKNLQIGRPDYHHLNALVAQVVSSVTASLRFKGTMNVDLNEFQTNLVPYPRVHFPLVSYAPLLSASKAQHEFSSVSEITHAAFSQENTLVKCDPRTGKYMACCLLYRGDVVPKDINSAVSAIKAKRHITFVEWCPTGFKIGINQQAPSIMPGGDLAKPKRAVCMLSNSTAISGAWERLNQKFDLMYRKRAFVHWYVGEGMEEGEFSEAREDLAALERDYEEVATDTAGDEYGEGDDEY